A window from Culex pipiens pallens isolate TS chromosome 3, TS_CPP_V2, whole genome shotgun sequence encodes these proteins:
- the LOC120418280 gene encoding uncharacterized protein LOC120418280 translates to MLCRRMRLTERHIQPPREPNEGPIIRPCTARKLEGSDRDRDSSLFSAGHHGRKPTEPAKTPLVIVNLNIPPGIPTLAPRSAKSPRKLPPFCTQHLAKTNGQSQSFTTPEEASAYANRTIPQIFIQGYEIHDKKNSPPEPAELQDQECEIRPITENEEDSFANILLDNISNISLDMINRHQQRLLGTSNTIKTTSRACGTSSCEMFLNLDSYEMDDYGQLPERIDSREDSPPIPPGYRSLCYRTPSPNTRQIIRVNVTMNRDRKINY, encoded by the exons ATGCTGTGCCGCAGGATGCGATTGACCGAGCGCCACATCCAGCCGCCCCGTGAACCCAACGAAGGGCCAATCATTCGTCCTTGCACCGCGCGAAAATTAGAAGGGAGCGACAGGGACAGGGATTCTTCACTTTTCTCGGCCGGACATCATGGGAG AAAACCGACTGAACCCGCAAAGACTCCACTGGTGATTGTCAATCTGAATATTCCGCCCGGGATACCGACACTGGCACCTAGGAGTGCGAAGAGTCCCCGCAAATTACCACCCTTTTGCACTCAGCATCTGGCAAAGACAAACGGTCAAAGTCAATCTTTCACGACTCCTGAGGAGGCATCTGCGTACGCTAACAGAACCATTCCTCAAATCTTCATCCAAGGATATGAAATTCACGACAAGAAAAACTCACCACCGGAACCAGCCGAGCTCCAGGATCAGGAGTGTGAGATTCGACCCATCACCGAGAATGAGGAAGACAGCTTTGCAAATATTCTACTGGACAACATTTCAAATATATCACTGGATATGATCAATCGACACCAGCAAAGACTTTTGGGCACGTCCAATACCATCAAAACCACCAGTAGAGCTTGTGGAACGTCCAGTTGTGAAATGTTCTTGAATCTGGACTCTTACGAAATGGACGACTACGGCCAGTTACCAGAACGTATAGACTCTCGGGAAGATTCGCCTCCCATCCCTCCGGGATACAGATCGTTGTGTTATCGAACACCTAGCCCCAACACCCGGCAAATTATTCGAGTAAACGTTACCATGAACAGAgataggaaaatcaattattaa